A segment of the Streptomyces sp. NBC_00376 genome:
CGACGCAGCGTACACAGACGGCGACCTCCTGCTTACACCGTAAGGGTGCGGTCCGGGCCGCACCAGGAGATTGGGAACACAACCGGCCAATAACGAAGGGGCGCAAAGAGGGGCAAGCCCCGACTGCGCCCCTTGGACGAAAGCGGGGTGACGGGAGTGGCAGGGGGAGAATCGCGTGGAACACCCCTCGTCGAGTAGCGTTGCCGACCATGCGTCTCGTCATCGCCCGCTGCTCCGTGGACTACGCCGGCCGGCTCACGGCCCACCTGCCCTCCGCTCCCCGTCTGATCCTGGTGAAGGCGGACGGGAGCGTGTCGATCCACGCCGACGACAGGGCGTACAAACCTCTCAACTGGATGTCACCGCCCTGCACTCTGAAGGAGGGCACCGGCGACACCGCGGACGTCTGGACCGTGGTGAACAAAGCGGGCGAGAAACTCATCATCACGATGGAGGAAATCCTCCACGACTCGTCCCACGAGCTGGGCGTCGACCCGGGTCTGATCAAGGACGGCGTCGAAGCGCACCTGCAGGAACTGCTCGCCGACCGGATCGAGATCCTCGGCGAGGGCTACACCCTGATCCGCCGCGAGTACTTCACCGCCATCGGGCCGGTCGACATCCTGTGCCGGGACGCCGACGGCCAGACCGTCGCCGTGGAGCTGAAGCGGCGCGGCGACATCGACGGCGTGGAGCAGCTGACCCGCTATCTGGAGCTGCTCAACCGCGATCCGCACCTCGCCCCGGTGAAGGGCGTCTTCGCGGCCCAGGAGATCAAGCCCCAGGCCCGGGTGCTGGCGACGGACCGCGGGATCGGCTGTGTCGTGCTCGACTACGACGCGATGCGCGGCATCGAGGACGACAAGCTCCGGCTGTTCTGACCCGCCCCGCTGCCCCTGCTCCTGCTTCCTTTCCGGTCCCCGACGCCGGACGTGCCCGTCACGTCCGGCGTTCGTCGGTTCCGGGGCGGTTCAGGCGATGGCCGGACCGCTGTCCGCGCTCGCCGCCGACGACGAGGAGGGGCCGCTCGCCGAGTCGGAGGTGTCGGGCGAGGACGGCTCGGGTTCGGTGGCCGTGTCCGTCGGGCTCGGGGACTCGGTCTCCGTCGGGCTGGCGGTCGGGCTGGAGGTCTTCGTCGGCTTGGGCGACTTCGTCGTGGTGG
Coding sequences within it:
- the nucS gene encoding endonuclease NucS, with the protein product MRLVIARCSVDYAGRLTAHLPSAPRLILVKADGSVSIHADDRAYKPLNWMSPPCTLKEGTGDTADVWTVVNKAGEKLIITMEEILHDSSHELGVDPGLIKDGVEAHLQELLADRIEILGEGYTLIRREYFTAIGPVDILCRDADGQTVAVELKRRGDIDGVEQLTRYLELLNRDPHLAPVKGVFAAQEIKPQARVLATDRGIGCVVLDYDAMRGIEDDKLRLF